In the genome of Ziziphus jujuba cultivar Dongzao chromosome 10, ASM3175591v1, the window TCTCGATCTTTAGAGTACGGCATCCTTCCAATGGTTCTTCTGGCAAGAGGAATTCCTTTGCATTTTTTGACAATCTCCTTTCCAATTTGGATGATGCTGGAGTTGTTTGGTTCTTGTCCTTCCGTAAATGCCATTTTCTTAAACAAAGACCAAGACTCATCATCATCAAGCTTTCCTAAGAGATATGGTTCTAATGTGGTCTTTGTAATCCTTGCAACCACCATACTGCGAGTAGTTACAATTATTCTGCTCCCATCTATGCCATTTAACAATAAATCTTTCAACTTCAACCATAATTCACGATTCTCATTCCACAAATCATCAAGAACAAGGAGATATCGCTTTCCACTTATTTTTTCTCGAAGAGACTTTTGCAATAACTCCATCTCACAATTTTCAACCTTCTCATTATTAGATAtagatttaataattttctcaACAAGCAATCTCACATCAAAATTTGCATCACAAACACACACCCAGATTTTGAGGTCAAAAtgtttttcaactttttcatCATTGAACACAAGTAGAGCAAGTGTGGTTTTTCCTAGTCCACCATGACCCACTATATTAACAACTGATACACTCTTATGGTCAGATTTCGTATCCAACAAAAGTTGAAGGATTTTCATTATATCACCTTCCCTCCCGATAACCACTTCTCCTTTAGAGACAAACGAGTGAGTATCTCTCACCGCTCTATTATACACTGCGTGAGCGTCTCCGTGGTGTTCCTCCAAATGGAATCGTCTATCATCTCTAATCACAACCAGTTTCTTCTTAAGAGACTCTATTTCGTGACTCATCTTGTGTCGAAACACAAGTCGATTCGAGGTCGAGAAGAAGGTGCATACCTGCTTGGCTATGTGGGTGTTACTGGTCATCACTTGGCGTCGCAAAGCTTCAGTTGAAACTCCATCCACCAAGTCATCAGCTTCACAGACAACATCTTCGAGTCTACTAAGCCATGTTCTGACTTGATCGTTATGGATCTGCTTCTTCTCTGCGTCAGCAAGTACAGCTTTGATGGTTGAAATGGTCTCTCCAAGTCCTACAAGCTCTTCATTTACACTCAGAGCAATGCAATTTCTCGCACAGCTTCAGAGCCCAATCTCCCAACGATCCCTTCGGCAATGGTAGAGACGACTGCTTCCATAATTTGTTAATCAGTTGGACAGTGTAGAACGAAAAAAAGCCAGAAATTGTTCAAAGTTTTCAAGAGCAGGATTATGGAGTGGAGTAATGGAGAGTCTCTTGCTAATTATGTTCTATAATTAATGTTTCGt includes:
- the LOC107410408 gene encoding disease resistance protein RGA2-like gives rise to the protein MTSNTHIAKQVCTFFSTSNRLVFRHKMSHEIESLKKKLVVIRDDRRFHLEEHHGDAHAVYNRAVRDTHSFVSKGEVVIGREGDIMKILQLLLDTKSDHKSVSVVNIVGHGGLGKTTLALLVFNDEKVEKHFDLKIWVCVCDANFDVRLLVEKIIKSISNNEKVENCEMELLQKSLREKISGKRYLLVLDDLWNENRELWLKLKDLLLNGIDGSRIIVTTRSMVVARITKTTLEPYLLGKLDDDESWSLFKKMAFTEGQEPNNSSIIQIGKEIVKKCKGIPLARRTIGRMPYSKDRETEWLSFHKTEFSKISQDDSDILPTLKFSYDCLTSNLKQCFAYCNLFPKDHSIEVENLINLWMAQGFIKLSDATQSLDDIGREYFMKLYWRSFFQEVEEDEFGNIIYCKMHDLMHDLALQVSGVK